From the genome of Proteus vulgaris, one region includes:
- a CDS encoding LysR family transcriptional regulator, translating into MNNLRKLDLNQLVTLFYLLRERHVSRAAERLHKSQPTVSHTLNNLRELFQDPLLVRKNGQYQLTSKAESLYQPLTQALEQLDNLIAQQDFQPKDCKRRFNIAMSDYGATLISTKLIHYLHTHAPDVDLKIWHSSREEMQSKLNEGSLDLAFGVFNIFDNTLRSKSIFTDKMVSVVDKTVYPEKTINLTEWLLSPHILVSMKPFDANEIDHQLQLIHQQRRIAVTVPYWQIAPQLLENTDLILTIAEKAIPQDMRQKFSIFAPPIDIPELEFQMIWHQRSDNDNALNWLRNTIVALLKEE; encoded by the coding sequence ATGAATAATTTACGGAAACTAGATTTAAATCAATTGGTTACTCTTTTTTATCTATTACGAGAACGCCATGTGAGTCGTGCAGCAGAGCGATTACATAAAAGTCAGCCAACGGTAAGCCATACTCTCAATAACTTAAGAGAGTTATTTCAAGATCCGCTTTTAGTGAGAAAAAATGGGCAATATCAATTAACCAGTAAAGCGGAATCACTTTATCAACCGCTGACTCAAGCATTGGAACAACTCGATAATCTTATTGCACAACAAGACTTTCAGCCGAAGGATTGTAAAAGACGATTTAATATTGCGATGTCTGATTATGGTGCAACGCTAATTTCAACCAAGTTAATTCATTATTTACATACTCATGCACCTGATGTTGATTTAAAAATTTGGCACAGTAGCCGAGAAGAAATGCAAAGTAAGCTAAATGAAGGAAGTTTAGATTTAGCATTTGGGGTGTTTAATATTTTCGATAATACATTACGTTCAAAATCTATTTTTACTGATAAAATGGTCAGTGTGGTCGATAAAACGGTGTATCCCGAAAAAACAATAAATCTAACAGAATGGCTGTTATCACCCCATATTTTAGTCAGTATGAAACCGTTCGATGCCAATGAAATAGACCATCAACTTCAATTAATACATCAACAACGCCGCATTGCGGTTACAGTACCTTATTGGCAAATTGCTCCTCAATTATTAGAAAATACCGATTTAATATTAACTATTGCTGAAAAAGCGATCCCTCAAGATATGCGCCAGAAATTTTCTATATTTGCCCCTCCCATTGATATTCCCGAATTAGAATTTCAGATGATCTGGCATCAACGTAGTGATAATGACAATGCGCTTAATTGGTTAAGAAATACCATTGTGGCGCTTTTAAAAGAAGAATAA
- a CDS encoding serine hydrolase, with product MNKKIITPIIAIPLIALISATTLYANEEKPIISAGSWVLMSYETGEILVGQEGTKHIEPASLVKLMTSYLVAKSTSLGYIKNEDVVIIDKEAWAYANPVLNGSPLMFLKAGEQVDVASLKKGLMIQSANDAAIALAKYMANSQDGFVELMNKTAKDIGMTNSIFQNVHGLNAGNQYTSASDMAYLAKQLIKDSPNDYQLYKEATFSHNGIKQYNRNKLLYQSKLDVDGLITGTTSYNKYHIVSSATNNHIRYIAVVLDADSSATRFNEADKLLSWGFDNYTVYKPDLTNTIPVRVWYGDKTEMQVTYPEGTAIDIKKKDIDKIKINFIFNDNYISAPINKGDVVGYAEFLVDDKQIATKELISTERIEKGNFFNDIWGFILQIIDKLIEDIKVVINS from the coding sequence ATGAATAAAAAGATAATCACCCCTATAATTGCTATTCCTTTAATCGCCCTAATCTCTGCCACGACACTTTATGCTAATGAAGAAAAGCCGATTATTTCTGCTGGTAGTTGGGTGCTAATGTCTTATGAAACAGGAGAAATATTAGTTGGACAAGAAGGGACAAAACATATTGAACCAGCAAGTTTAGTCAAATTAATGACATCATATTTGGTAGCAAAATCAACATCATTAGGTTATATCAAAAATGAAGATGTCGTTATTATAGATAAAGAAGCATGGGCTTATGCTAATCCCGTTTTAAATGGTTCGCCATTAATGTTTCTTAAGGCTGGTGAACAGGTCGATGTGGCTTCTCTGAAAAAAGGATTAATGATCCAATCCGCTAATGATGCCGCAATTGCACTCGCGAAGTATATGGCCAATAGTCAAGATGGCTTTGTTGAATTAATGAATAAAACCGCCAAAGATATTGGCATGACAAATTCTATTTTTCAAAATGTACATGGATTAAATGCAGGTAATCAATACACTTCTGCCTCAGATATGGCATATTTAGCCAAACAATTAATTAAAGATTCGCCTAATGATTACCAATTATATAAAGAGGCTACGTTCTCACATAATGGAATTAAGCAGTACAATCGCAATAAACTTTTATATCAAAGCAAACTTGATGTTGATGGATTAATAACAGGAACAACATCCTATAATAAATATCATATTGTTTCATCAGCCACAAACAATCATATTAGATATATTGCTGTTGTATTAGATGCAGATTCATCCGCAACAAGATTTAATGAGGCGGATAAATTACTGTCTTGGGGGTTCGATAATTACACTGTTTATAAACCAGATCTTACAAATACCATACCTGTGCGAGTTTGGTACGGTGATAAAACAGAAATGCAAGTGACTTATCCCGAAGGTACTGCGATAGATATAAAAAAGAAAGATATAGATAAAATAAAAATTAACTTTATATTTAACGATAACTATATTTCAGCCCCTATTAATAAAGGAGATGTTGTTGGCTATGCTGAATTTCTTGTTGATGATAAACAAATAGCAACAAAAGAATTAATTTCCACCGAACGTATTGAAAAAGGTAATTTTTTTAATGATATTTGGGGTTTTATCTTGCAAATAATAGATAAGCTAATTGAAGACATTAAGGTTGTTATCAACTCGTAA
- a CDS encoding bpX6 domain-containing protein: protein MHNDYIRHPMLLGYRQIEGLWLPNDWFNETQRLTYLIKHWQANCRIYRFEQGDVLCFTENKTVNCSSIEGWPLIRYGRLYSTAPLDNDEIKKLPYADLALVRSGVVTTLLFSQAEPLSLANYLDIKEINFEETDNYASLYEIKPQALSEEKNIRTIIGDNIPLADDKQKQFIKTVFENTSSSSQTQTPRVKTSLSLTQKIINKLLTPQNHEAMPYSPEKTIQLSPWQRWLNKLSVKSGLASVMSKQQADYIKKMMKMFEDGNVDQALRHGIPLSQYQENQETTPSPYLGRLKGRNKLEISANQQGRKSLYFGDELQNYLKQLYRQQFIKLDKAGCNEEALFVLAELLQEKEEALSYLESFQRYQHAAELARMWGMRPDRIIRLYCLAGDIDSAVIYARLHNTFSYVVLQLQEKHPDIADKMREEWAEYLVDCEDYLQAIDVIWQLNNEDSHNKAKHWLEIAYQAGGELSLRSLVKSIFLLPDTFHLYQSDIKKTCNDPLATIQRAILARELLALPKQTKLTEQLINQLIRPIIVDQYGANSVLEKKEISQLIHKSTNKLLKTDIPHSDIPEAKRYSLDAQNHFISATIPEQGLYAIYDVIALSDHRYLIALGESGVLLTDKAGKKIWYNLTPTYHIVIAENHQSALLLAPRGDYFQINSLALTTQSIQELGTLKCTVFTRIFDGIFWTIAINNTVQVVDTKGDFKIVWNVDTLNGDVVELLRHNDTEHWLINSEPKERWSYILPERRLTQRENLPHHLNEGLKYDLMSNSYYGVKHDKCVLTSANSHYTQRLQLPNTQSIEEQQSFHLTSRTAKLIDWQKDELTIFRLYNNKNHCSFELKWPTKFTPSYRHEFNQWYFFDNTGRLVHFNWDNGRVNTLSLL, encoded by the coding sequence ATGCATAATGATTATATTCGTCATCCAATGTTATTAGGATATCGTCAAATCGAAGGTTTATGGCTGCCGAATGACTGGTTTAACGAGACTCAACGGCTGACTTATTTAATAAAACATTGGCAAGCTAATTGTCGTATTTATCGATTCGAACAAGGGGATGTTCTCTGTTTTACTGAAAATAAAACGGTGAATTGCTCATCCATTGAAGGATGGCCTTTAATTCGTTACGGTCGCCTTTATAGCACAGCACCTTTAGATAATGATGAGATAAAAAAACTGCCTTATGCAGATCTTGCTTTAGTTCGTAGTGGTGTTGTAACAACGCTTCTATTTTCACAAGCTGAACCTCTATCACTTGCTAATTATCTCGATATAAAAGAGATTAATTTTGAAGAAACAGATAACTACGCCAGTCTGTATGAAATAAAACCCCAAGCCTTGTCAGAAGAGAAAAATATTAGAACGATTATAGGTGACAATATTCCACTGGCAGATGATAAACAAAAACAATTTATAAAAACGGTATTTGAAAATACTTCGTCATCGTCTCAAACACAGACACCTCGCGTAAAAACGTCATTATCACTGACTCAGAAAATCATTAATAAACTTCTGACACCTCAAAATCATGAAGCTATGCCTTATTCGCCTGAAAAAACAATTCAATTATCCCCATGGCAACGCTGGCTAAATAAACTCTCAGTAAAAAGCGGCTTAGCGTCTGTAATGAGTAAACAGCAGGCTGATTACATTAAAAAAATGATGAAAATGTTTGAAGACGGTAATGTCGATCAAGCATTGCGCCATGGTATTCCGCTTAGTCAATATCAAGAAAACCAAGAAACAACGCCTTCACCTTATTTGGGGAGATTAAAAGGGCGAAATAAACTGGAAATATCAGCCAATCAACAAGGGCGTAAAAGTCTTTATTTTGGAGATGAACTGCAAAATTATTTAAAACAACTTTATCGTCAACAGTTTATAAAGCTAGATAAAGCTGGTTGTAATGAAGAAGCACTATTTGTTCTCGCTGAATTGTTACAAGAAAAAGAAGAAGCACTGAGTTATTTAGAAAGCTTTCAGCGCTATCAACATGCTGCGGAACTGGCGCGGATGTGGGGAATGCGGCCTGATCGTATTATTCGTTTATATTGCTTAGCGGGCGATATTGATTCTGCTGTTATTTATGCTCGCCTACACAATACTTTTTCCTACGTCGTATTACAGTTACAAGAAAAACATCCTGATATTGCAGATAAAATGCGTGAAGAGTGGGCTGAATATCTGGTGGACTGTGAAGATTATTTACAAGCTATCGATGTTATCTGGCAATTAAACAATGAGGACAGCCACAATAAAGCCAAGCATTGGTTAGAAATTGCCTATCAAGCTGGTGGAGAATTAAGCCTACGCAGTCTTGTGAAATCAATATTTTTATTACCTGATACTTTCCATTTATATCAAAGTGATATTAAAAAGACATGTAACGATCCTCTTGCAACTATTCAACGCGCCATTTTAGCAAGAGAGCTATTAGCATTACCTAAGCAGACTAAATTAACAGAACAACTAATTAATCAACTTATTCGACCCATTATTGTTGATCAATATGGTGCTAATTCTGTGCTAGAAAAAAAAGAAATTAGCCAACTTATTCATAAAAGTACCAATAAACTATTAAAAACAGATATACCTCATAGTGATATTCCAGAGGCTAAACGCTATTCATTAGATGCGCAAAATCACTTTATTTCAGCGACTATTCCCGAACAAGGCCTTTACGCAATTTATGATGTGATTGCCTTAAGTGATCACCGATATCTTATTGCGTTAGGTGAATCTGGGGTGTTATTAACCGATAAAGCAGGGAAAAAAATTTGGTATAATTTAACGCCAACTTATCATATTGTTATCGCAGAAAACCACCAAAGCGCTTTATTATTAGCACCTAGAGGCGATTATTTCCAAATTAATTCATTAGCACTCACAACACAGTCCATTCAAGAGCTTGGTACATTGAAATGCACTGTTTTTACTCGTATTTTTGATGGTATTTTTTGGACTATTGCCATTAATAATACGGTACAGGTTGTTGATACTAAAGGTGACTTTAAAATCGTTTGGAATGTAGATACCTTGAATGGTGATGTTGTTGAGCTTCTGCGCCACAATGATACTGAGCATTGGCTAATTAATAGTGAACCCAAAGAACGCTGGTCGTATATTTTACCTGAACGTCGATTAACTCAACGAGAAAACCTGCCTCATCATTTAAATGAGGGATTAAAATATGATCTTATGTCTAACTCATATTATGGTGTAAAGCATGATAAATGCGTGCTCACATCAGCAAATTCACACTATACCCAACGTTTACAGCTGCCTAATACTCAATCTATTGAAGAACAGCAATCTTTTCATTTAACGTCAAGAACAGCGAAACTAATTGATTGGCAAAAAGATGAATTAACGATCTTTCGTTTATACAATAATAAAAATCACTGTAGCTTTGAATTAAAGTGGCCGACAAAATTTACACCCAGTTATCGTCATGAGTTTAACCAGTGGTATTTTTTCGATAACACAGGGCGTTTAGTGCATTTTAATTGGGATAATGGACGAGTAAATACATTGAGTTTGCTTTGA
- a CDS encoding HNH endonuclease — MFNTKRDNITPQGCRDKTNYKSPEIIEALNKMFHGKCYICETKNLQSPRVEHRVPHRGDDNIKYDWNNLFLSCERCNSIKSDDFESTIDCCSEDFIISDNIFIKLEYCPHWKIIASEKQQDPSEELLETIKLINLCCNQDNTPTRKLSKQTLQNDINENYYLFMLHKMKIIKGNDHPDEINRSKKFIINMRNPSYPFSAVWDGMIQCDSILSDKLDEISETSDN, encoded by the coding sequence ATGTTTAATACAAAAAGAGATAATATCACACCTCAAGGTTGTAGAGATAAAACAAATTACAAATCACCTGAAATAATAGAAGCATTAAATAAAATGTTTCATGGAAAATGCTATATATGTGAAACTAAGAACTTACAATCACCCAGAGTGGAACACAGGGTTCCACATCGAGGTGATGATAATATAAAATATGACTGGAATAATTTATTTTTATCATGTGAACGATGTAATAGCATTAAATCTGATGATTTTGAATCAACAATAGATTGCTGTTCAGAAGATTTTATTATTTCTGATAATATTTTTATTAAATTGGAATATTGCCCGCACTGGAAAATCATCGCTAGTGAAAAACAACAGGATCCCTCTGAAGAACTATTAGAAACCATCAAATTAATCAATCTGTGTTGTAATCAAGATAACACACCTACCAGAAAATTAAGTAAACAAACACTACAAAATGATATTAATGAAAATTATTACTTATTTATGCTTCACAAAATGAAGATTATAAAAGGGAATGACCATCCGGATGAAATAAATAGATCTAAAAAATTTATTATTAATATGAGAAATCCATCATATCCATTTTCAGCAGTATGGGATGGCATGATCCAATGTGATAGTATTTTGAGTGATAAATTAGATGAAATAAGTGAGACTAGTGATAACTAG
- a CDS encoding DMT family transporter, with translation MSTLSLSGLLLAALALLAGAVVPIQAASNAILARQLGHPLWASAISLLISIAVLIPLLFIFKVPKPNFSTELFSQPIWIWFGGIAGMLYLTSALILVPKIGSTTFFVMVIAGQLIISALIEQFGWFGMSQNSIPLSKILGIGLVILGVLCVQFSRK, from the coding sequence ATGTCAACACTTTCATTATCTGGGCTTTTACTTGCTGCTTTGGCTTTACTTGCTGGTGCAGTAGTGCCCATTCAAGCCGCCAGTAATGCTATATTAGCACGCCAATTAGGCCATCCTTTATGGGCAAGTGCAATATCGCTGTTAATCAGTATTGCGGTTTTAATTCCACTCTTATTTATTTTTAAAGTTCCTAAGCCTAATTTCAGCACTGAGCTTTTTAGTCAACCTATTTGGATCTGGTTTGGCGGTATTGCAGGTATGCTTTATTTAACGTCTGCTTTAATTCTAGTGCCTAAAATTGGTAGTACGACCTTTTTTGTGATGGTGATTGCAGGGCAACTGATTATTTCTGCTTTAATTGAACAATTTGGTTGGTTTGGTATGAGCCAAAACTCTATTCCATTGAGTAAGATCTTAGGGATTGGTTTGGTTATTTTAGGGGTTTTATGTGTCCAATTCTCACGAAAATAA
- a CDS encoding toxin-antitoxin system YwqK family antitoxin, with product MRIVLALILSSTLLLSGCSAFLFSLGSNPEMSLSNVKLMENTTKLKVPAIPPGTKDGEYLRYYPGGQLKYKSWVTKGCYDRYVNAYYENGKLQMVIPLKNCEVNGVVKSYQTNGNIYSEIAMRNGLPHGAFKYYHNTPKNNVNLQGYMENRALIGVITQYDENGKVINKGQVLDGKVKILK from the coding sequence ATGAGAATTGTACTTGCTTTGATCTTGAGTTCAACACTCTTGCTCTCTGGTTGTTCTGCCTTCCTTTTTAGCTTAGGTAGTAATCCAGAAATGTCACTGAGTAATGTAAAGTTGATGGAAAATACCACTAAACTAAAAGTGCCAGCTATACCGCCAGGAACAAAAGATGGTGAATATTTACGTTATTATCCAGGTGGGCAATTAAAATATAAGTCATGGGTAACTAAAGGTTGTTATGACCGTTACGTTAATGCTTATTATGAAAATGGTAAACTACAAATGGTCATACCATTGAAAAATTGTGAAGTTAATGGTGTGGTAAAAAGTTATCAGACTAATGGTAACATATACAGTGAAATCGCTATGCGTAATGGCTTACCTCATGGTGCTTTTAAATATTATCATAACACACCTAAAAATAACGTTAATTTGCAGGGATATATGGAGAACAGAGCTCTTATTGGCGTCATTACTCAATATGATGAAAACGGAAAAGTTATTAACAAAGGTCAGGTGTTAGATGGTAAGGTTAAAATCTTAAAATAA
- a CDS encoding LysR family transcriptional regulator codes for MNKIDIESVDLNLMKIFEALFEEGSATRAAIRLGLTQSAVSASLSKLRVIFHDPLFERTGRGLKPSPYANELAPIIESALSQCRLVVAYAVPKNYFEGRTITIGLSDDYEISIGKQLLDTINDALPGIHVIYRQTHSRVVQDMLLQHQIDLAITAGGIASHLIKIHRLGKGNYLCITDKKNPLPQTIEQYADYPHLLVSSGGFVGVVDEALKPLGLKRKIKVSTTHFSAVPFLLSGNYLLTTIPSHAALAIAKLTGMVVFEPPVNMPCYELMIGNRIGGKHDDVIDKIKKLIIETCSTSEYLTLNI; via the coding sequence ATGAATAAAATTGATATCGAGTCAGTTGATTTAAATTTAATGAAAATATTTGAAGCGCTATTTGAAGAAGGTAGTGCGACAAGGGCAGCAATTAGGCTAGGTTTAACTCAATCTGCGGTTAGTGCATCATTATCAAAATTAAGAGTTATTTTTCACGATCCTCTATTTGAAAGAACAGGAAGGGGGTTAAAACCTTCGCCATACGCTAATGAGTTAGCGCCGATAATCGAGAGCGCATTAAGTCAATGTCGTTTAGTGGTAGCTTATGCTGTACCCAAAAATTATTTTGAAGGAAGAACCATTACGATTGGATTATCAGATGATTATGAAATTTCGATTGGTAAGCAGCTATTAGATACAATTAATGATGCATTACCAGGAATTCATGTTATTTATCGGCAAACACACTCGCGTGTTGTACAGGATATGCTCTTACAGCATCAAATTGATTTAGCCATAACTGCCGGCGGTATAGCATCTCATCTCATAAAAATACATCGTTTAGGCAAAGGTAATTATCTTTGCATTACAGATAAAAAAAATCCATTACCTCAAACTATTGAACAATATGCCGATTATCCTCATTTATTAGTGTCGTCTGGGGGATTTGTGGGGGTAGTGGATGAGGCACTAAAACCATTAGGACTAAAGCGAAAGATAAAGGTTTCTACGACACATTTTTCTGCTGTACCATTTTTGCTATCAGGTAATTATTTATTAACAACCATTCCATCTCATGCTGCATTAGCCATTGCTAAATTAACAGGAATGGTCGTGTTTGAACCGCCAGTTAATATGCCTTGCTACGAATTAATGATAGGTAATCGTATTGGAGGAAAACATGATGATGTTATCGATAAGATTAAAAAACTGATCATTGAAACATGTTCTACCTCTGAGTATCTAACGCTAAATATATAA
- a CDS encoding antibiotic biosynthesis monooxygenase family protein translates to MIAVIFEVKIKLGKQDRYLSLAADLKPLLTDVEGFISIERFQSLSTEGKLLSLSWWENEEAVLQWKKNISHKSAQQEGRESIFDFYKISIASLAREYSFDTESL, encoded by the coding sequence ATGATTGCCGTGATATTTGAAGTAAAAATTAAACTAGGAAAACAGGATCGTTATTTATCTTTAGCTGCCGATTTAAAACCATTACTAACAGATGTTGAGGGGTTTATTTCAATAGAGCGTTTTCAAAGTTTATCAACCGAAGGAAAATTATTATCACTTTCTTGGTGGGAAAATGAAGAAGCTGTTTTGCAATGGAAGAAAAATATTTCACATAAAAGTGCGCAACAAGAAGGTCGAGAGTCTATTTTCGATTTCTATAAAATTAGTATTGCTTCTTTGGCCCGCGAATATTCATTTGATACAGAAAGTCTGTAA
- a CDS encoding DUF7716 domain-containing protein produces MLQKDHQYHLTDLILAMKQIESRDDNFCLYGEDDIEDKLKIGQQYFIADYPDVDDSDNEIYPNIVQMNHLVYLYSGQQFADVIDLALEQKPSATLDDLVNALNYYSEHDDFMDL; encoded by the coding sequence ATGTTGCAAAAAGATCACCAATACCACCTAACAGATCTTATATTGGCAATGAAACAAATTGAGTCGCGAGATGATAATTTTTGTTTATACGGCGAAGATGATATTGAAGATAAATTAAAAATAGGGCAGCAGTATTTTATTGCAGATTATCCTGACGTTGATGATAGCGATAACGAAATCTACCCAAATATTGTACAAATGAATCATCTCGTTTATTTATATTCTGGTCAGCAGTTTGCGGATGTTATTGATTTAGCATTAGAACAAAAACCATCTGCAACATTAGATGATTTAGTTAATGCACTTAACTATTATTCAGAGCATGATGATTTTATGGATCTTTAA
- a CDS encoding ArsR/SmtB family transcription factor, translated as MAKSEIKSEYQHTVESAIATVGAAISDISRVKILCALMDGRAWTATELGVVADISASTASSHLSKLLNSGLISVISQGKYRYFRLANDEIAKVIEKLMSFSTDHISQAKITTPKNLRKARTCYNHLAGEVAVNIYDSLCQQKWITEDGRAITTLGIERFKNMGIEFQAKHSHNICCPCLDWSERRFHLGGKIGTAFLHYAEAQAWLTRHQGYREVTISEKGYKALMFYFNIKKE; from the coding sequence ATGGCTAAATCTGAGATAAAATCGGAATATCAGCACACGGTAGAATCCGCAATAGCTACTGTTGGTGCAGCGATATCTGATATTTCTAGAGTCAAAATACTTTGTGCATTGATGGATGGAAGGGCGTGGACAGCTACTGAGTTGGGTGTTGTGGCTGATATTTCTGCTTCTACAGCCAGTAGCCATTTATCAAAATTACTGAATAGTGGTCTAATTTCTGTAATATCCCAAGGTAAATATCGTTATTTCCGATTAGCTAACGATGAAATTGCAAAAGTTATTGAAAAATTAATGAGCTTTTCAACTGACCATATTTCACAAGCAAAAATCACAACGCCGAAAAATCTAAGAAAAGCAAGAACTTGTTATAATCATTTAGCAGGTGAAGTGGCCGTTAATATTTATGATTCTCTTTGCCAGCAAAAATGGATAACAGAAGACGGCCGTGCTATTACAACGCTAGGTATTGAGCGATTTAAAAATATGGGTATTGAATTTCAAGCAAAGCATTCACACAATATTTGCTGTCCATGTTTGGATTGGAGTGAACGTCGTTTTCATTTGGGTGGGAAAATTGGTACTGCTTTTCTTCATTATGCAGAAGCGCAAGCGTGGTTAACACGACATCAAGGATATAGAGAAGTGACTATCAGCGAGAAAGGTTATAAAGCGTTGATGTTCTACTTTAATATAAAAAAGGAATAA
- a CDS encoding AAA family ATPase yields the protein MTSHINGIIDSIRKAIQCSTQGMIGREQLAELVVLAAVAQEHLLVIGPPGTAKSAVVRRVSQTLGGRYFEYLLGRFTEPSELFGAVDLKKLKEGKVETDITGMLPEADIVFLDEVFLGSTAILNTLLGILNERRFKRGHTDIISPLKVCIGAANSLPDDPNLAAFSDRFLIHLFIDPAPNHQLEAMLEGGWASSLTPLSVQLDIMRLDELHLAVKNVDLTQVRPLIANAVRSLRNAGITLSDRRIVRVQRLIAAATVLNNREIATAQDLWPLLYVLPTEDAQQQGREILRQELSLSMNSRLFSSVEEATLQPQSRMNRLIERATDVLNAQPVSKADIELTLREIDANFSTEMLSEELATLRTQLAIQFSHLL from the coding sequence ATGACATCACATATAAATGGAATTATCGATAGCATTCGTAAAGCTATACAATGCTCAACACAAGGTATGATTGGCCGTGAACAACTTGCTGAGTTAGTTGTTTTAGCTGCCGTTGCTCAGGAGCATTTGCTAGTTATTGGCCCTCCAGGAACCGCAAAAAGTGCTGTTGTACGTAGAGTTTCTCAAACATTGGGTGGGCGATATTTCGAATATCTTTTAGGGCGCTTTACCGAGCCTTCTGAGCTATTTGGGGCGGTTGATCTCAAAAAACTCAAAGAAGGTAAAGTTGAAACCGATATCACAGGAATGTTACCTGAAGCAGATATCGTGTTTCTTGATGAAGTCTTTCTAGGATCGACTGCGATTTTAAACACCTTATTAGGTATTTTAAATGAACGCCGATTTAAACGTGGTCATACCGATATTATTAGTCCATTAAAAGTGTGTATTGGTGCTGCTAATAGTTTGCCTGATGATCCAAACCTTGCCGCATTCTCAGATCGCTTTCTTATTCATCTTTTTATAGATCCTGCACCCAATCACCAATTAGAAGCTATGCTTGAAGGCGGATGGGCCTCAAGTTTGACTCCACTTTCAGTGCAACTCGATATTATGCGATTAGATGAACTACACCTTGCAGTGAAAAATGTCGATTTAACACAAGTCAGACCGTTAATTGCGAATGCTGTGCGTTCATTAAGAAATGCAGGAATCACGCTTTCAGATAGACGTATTGTTCGTGTTCAGCGTCTTATTGCTGCCGCAACCGTACTCAATAATCGAGAGATTGCGACAGCGCAAGATCTCTGGCCTTTACTGTATGTACTGCCTACTGAAGATGCGCAACAACAAGGACGTGAAATCTTACGACAAGAACTTTCACTTTCAATGAATTCTCGGTTATTTAGCTCCGTAGAAGAGGCAACATTACAACCTCAATCTCGTATGAACCGTTTAATTGAAAGAGCAACAGATGTTCTAAATGCACAACCTGTTTCTAAAGCGGATATTGAACTGACGTTACGAGAAATAGATGCGAATTTTTCGACAGAGATGTTAAGTGAAGAGCTTGCCACATTACGTACCCAATTAGCGATACAGTTTAGTCACTTATTATGA